TTCTGTttttatatcccccccccctgaagAGCTCCCGAACTCCATTTCCATTCCTATTGAGCAAAAGTGGAGGAATACATATCGCTCATTGGCTTAACAGAGGACCCCTAACTGCGTTCTCATTGGTTTAAAGTTTCCTGAACACTTGAAGAGAAAGGGTTTGTTTAAAAAGCGTATTTCTagctgtgtttgtttgaggCACCAACACTTTGATTGGctttagagagagagctgaagggATGTTTTTAAAAGGGTACTTCCTGTTGGATTTAGGTACAAACACTTTGATTGGCTCTATGCGCGGCTGGTGGAGCGGTTCCCGGTCATCTCGGTGCCCCACCTCCCGGAGAAGCAGGCGACGGGGCGCTTCGAGGAGGACTTCATCACCAAGCGGAGGAAGGGCCTCATCTGGTGGATGAACCACATGAGCAGCCACCCGGTGCTGGGCCGCTGCGACGTCTTCCAGCACTTCCTGACCTGCGGGGCAGACGAGAAGGCCTGGAAACTGGGCAAGAGGAGGGCCGAGAGGGACGAGATGGTCGGGGCCAACTTCTTCCTCACCATCAGGTCAGTGGAGCAGGCTGAGAGGGGAAACCAGGGATGAGGGCCCGATACGGCCCGACGACGGCCCTCTCTAAAGCTTGGGGTTAGCCCTCACGGCCAAATCATACCTCTGTGTTGAATTGCAAGCCACGAAGCTAACCAAATTAACTGGAAATTGTAGCACGAAAGACAAACTGGTCTGTCCATCGTTTTGCATTTTTGGTAACTACGGCAACAGCCTCTGTTTCTACACTTGTGACTGAGAGACCCACTGGGTACTTTGGCGGGAGTTTGACATGGAAGTATGATTTTAATATTGGGTCATGGGGCATAAAACATTCTGAACAAAAGCTGAATGTTTATTCTTCTTGTTTGCATTAAGCTGAGCACATCCAACTGGTTTACTATTGACATGCTTTGTTTTCATACAGCAATGAGCATAATGAGGAAGAAATAGAATAAAGATAGCTCACTAATGTTAATGATGAGCTGATGCAGTTGGTGACTCAATGGTCAACCGACTGTTTCCCAGAAAGTGAACATTAAAGGCCAAATAATACTTCCAGCTAAAACACCTTTCCAAAAATGTAACCAGGTCAGGGTGGAGGATGATCCATTGACACTATTTGTACGACACATATTCCTCACATTATTAAGATCACCACCGCCACAGAGAGCCAAGGTGTACTTATGGCAGCTGTTCAATGCCGATGTATAATCTGGCCTTAAGTCACAGCTACGACCACCTCCAGAGGAAAAATCACAAATTCTACGAACTTCAACCGGTTTCCATTCCCCACCGCTGCTAGTCCTCCGGTCGTTCCCCTGGACCTCCAGGAGGTGGAGAGCAAGATCGAGGGCTTCAAGTCTTTCACAAAGCGGCTGGATGAGAACATCATGGTGGTGAACACTACCATCAACGAGTTCGCCCGCAAGCAGATCACCGGCTTCAAGAAGGAGTACCAGCGCGTGGGTCAGTCCTTCAGGCTGCTTGGCCAGGCCTTTGAGATGGACCAGCAGGCCTACTCCGCAGGCCTCAACCAGGCCCTGGCCTACACCGGGGAGGCCTACGAGACCATCGGGGAATACTTTGCCGAGCAGCCCCGCCAAGACCTTGACCCCATCTCAGACCTGCTGGACCTGTACCGAGGCCACCTGGCCAACTACCCGGACATCATCCACGTGCAGAAAGGTAGGACCAGGAGCTAGAGAAAGGTCTTCACCAGGTCAAAGTGAAATGGCAGTGGCCCCATTTACAAAGGGGAATAACGTTGGATGAAAAAATCCGTAAACAAGTATGTAAGCGGTGTAGCAGTGATGGATTATCAAGAACAGGCTACAGAATTTGTttcatcagacagacagacagacagacagacagacagacagacagacagacagacagacagacagacagacagacagacagacagacagacagacagacagacagacagacagacagacagtcttttacatttattcattcataattCATTCATAAAGCAGATGCTTCTGTCCAAATAGAATTTGGAAAATTAGTCTCTTAAAGGAACAGGCACCATCTGTAATACTGCAGGACCAGGGTCAAACCCAACCAGATCAGTGCAAGGTATCTGTAGGACTCTGAGTCTGGAAGGAGGTGGATCTGCTGGCAAAGCCACGCCTGCTGCTCGCCAAGTCCGGAGGCAGCGTCTCGTTGTGTTCCTTAACCCTGTTCTCTAGCTACCAATGGTAGCCCAGAACTCTGTGCAACACACGCGCGGTCCTAGCCCTCAGGTTAAACCTCTAGCAGGTTTCCCGTGCGTTTGGGTACCAGGGCAGGTATTAGGAGCCTGGGAAGCTGGTAAAACACTTCAGACTCCTTCTGAATCTGCAGCTGATACAAAAAATATTGGAATCACTCTCGGCACTAGAGTTGTTGTTGAAGAACAGAATAGCTATTTATTTACCCCAAGGGCAACTAGTCCTGCCCATGCAGAAGCTCTGCAAACAAAAAGTGCTAAAAAAAGAATTAAGTGAACATTTAAACCGGAAAACAAATAATCAACCCGCTTACCAAATACACCTTGCAATACATAACCTGTATATATTAATACAAGGCACACTGTTTATTTGTCGATAACACTGCTATCGCATAGCTGTAAACTGCGGTGATAACACAAACAACTGATAGGAGCGGTTTGAGGTCACCGTCTTAATCCAAACCTCAACAGACATCTTTTTAACTATTCATTGAATTTCATTGTCGTTTCTATTGGACTTTTTTTTACTGACAGTGGTGTAATGTGCAAGGCCTATGCCCCTTTACTTACTGGCTAACACGCCAACTAATTAGAGAGCCCTTGACGTCATCGCTGACATAGTTTAAATAGCTGTTTCCTTTCTTTTAGCATATTTTCCATTTCCAACCTCTTCCTGAGTCATCTATACGTAGTGAATACCTAGTGTCCTAAACAGTGGACGCACTGAAGATCGCTTTATCAAGAAAGCCATCACGTTAAGCCATAGGTTGATTTGACCTTGGCTTTCAAGAGAACTTGTACTTGAAACTTGAAACTAGATTTTGACGCATCCTCTCCTTTGGTTTTGTTCAGAACATACACATTAATAAAGGTTTACAGTTCCAAAGAACAGGCTTCAAAAATGTGTGAGTGGAACATTTTGGGTGGGAAACTATTGTCTTTGGATTTCCTGCAAGCTAATCTTTCTGTATTTTAATGGCAAAAGAACAATTCCCTTACTAACAACAATAGGCACCAAAGTCTGGGCTGACCCCTCCCCTCTCGTGCTTGATGTGCGTGTCTTGGAAAAGAGATTGTCTTCAACATGAACCCAGCCCAAATAATTTCCCTAAAAGTTTGACCATTGATGTCACGGCACGAACACAAGTCTGGACCAAATTCAATTGTCAAACCTTTACCTGACCAAACCTTTACCCAGAACTGAGTTTTTATCGCAGACAAGGTTtttttcacacacaaaaagcagTACTCTCTTAAAAATAAGAGAGCTATGAGTGATGAATCCCCATTTAAAATAGTCTAACTCCCAGAACCTTTGTCTGTACATCTGACTTAAGAGTCTAACTCCCAGAACCTGTGTCTCTCTACATCTGATTTGAATGAGGCTCTTTCTCAGAGATCCCCTTGAGGCAGGAATGCAGAGAATAACCGACTCCAAATGATCTGCCTCTACCTCTCTACTACACTCCCTCTTCACGTCAGCGTGGGGCAGAAATGGAATTGgcatcttcctccttctcaAGGGACTCCTGATTATCCTCCTCTTTCATGCttttctcttctccctccccccctctttccctccttgCTGCTaatagagagaaagaacagAGGAAGAGGGAATTGGTGGATGTGTGGGTAGGGGTGAGGTGGTTAATGTAACAGAGTTTACACattttcccagcatgcatctgctTCCCCAGCTTTTAGTTTTTATAGCGACTGTAAGCTCATTAGCCTGGTGAGCAAAGTTCAATTGCACTAGAAAACTGAGGCAGTCTAGTAGGGATGAACGATTAATAGAATTGAAACCGACATCGCGATATAAAGGATTTGTTActgttactgactggagatcacTATGATTcgtatttattttccttctacaattcaatagttaaataaagatgtttatAATATCATTTAAGCAATCAATTCATGTCAACATATAGGCCTGGCCTAACGGAAAGAACAGTTGTTCAATGTTCACTGCTTCcagtatttgtatgtgtgtatgtataagtATTTAATAGCACATTTTTACACAGATTGTTTACATAAGCAAAGAGActgaaggaagaaaaaaaagaaaaagaaacataaaaataaaatacgtacattaaaaaaatacaaaaacaacacactTATAAATGCGTAAGACATACCTATGTATGTGTTTAATATTGTATGTTTGCCGGTTGGGTTGACTGAGGTagcgagagatacagagagaccagagaaacAGACTAATTCAGACTAATTCCAACAAGTTACTGtagttgttagtgtgtgtgtgtgtgtgtgtgtgtgtgtgtgtgtgtgtgtgtgtgtgtgtgtgtgtgtgtgtgtgtgtgtgtgtgtgtgtgtgtgtgtgtgtgtgtgtgtgtgtgtgtgtgtgtaagagagggaCAGATTGAGTCAGGGTCTGAGGTCCTGTATCAGAGGAGGGTTGTGATATACAGACGCCAGGCCACTTCCTGAGCGTGCTCGTGTTGAGTCAGCCTGGCTGTTGAGCcacacttcctcctccttcctgctaCCAGACGTTGAGCTAACACTTGACCCCGGAGAATGGCCGCAGTGATGGTAGAAGCCATTAGGGAGTTCAGGTTGAAGGATCTTGCATCCAACTGATgaggctgcagacattgggcATCGAACCCAAACCTTTCGGCTAGGAGCTGCTCAAGGAGCCACCATGCCCTAGTATTGGTTTCTGAATTGTTGTCAGCCTATAGTAATAGTTTTTCTATATTATTTTCTGCCTATGGTGATAGTTTATGAATATCagttctggggccgtattcacaaaggatcttatggctaaaagtaggtcctaactggcgaatttaggagtaactcctaaaaataattggcttgtcactcttaaatttaggacccctaacttttttcactaagagcaattcacaaagtattttaggcctaaaagtagcacctaagtctaggagagcttaaaagtcctcaagaggactcctaactcagtaagacctattcacaaagaatcgtaaaatgcctgcgagacgaaatgttagactattcaacttgttgtggagttaattcGTGATgtaataacatccccgacttcCAGGAAGAATCCGATAAAttccgaaataaaatgtttggccacactacgttatttaggggaaatgcaactttgcaatgccgacgatttaaaattatcgcaaccatcagtcagccgtgccataaactttcctttggacattcaacaattacacaggatcaaagccaacttcatggcaattgcaggtatgcccggtgtggtcggtgctattgacgggacgcacataaaaataattgcgccatcaaaagacgaggacgtgttcgtcaataggaagaaagtgcattccatcaacacgcaggttgtttttgatgcaacattttaacatagcctactggatgttgttgcaaagtggcctggatcttcagctacccatgattcgcgcattttaatggtgagcggtctgaggcagctttttgagatgtaccagttgggtgtcacttgctgggtgacagtgactatccatgcaagacgtggctctagacaccctacctcaatccacaaccgggagcacagttaaagtataacatgtaagtgattacgcagattacgcttagtcctatgcgtaaaacacatcgtattggctctttgacgccttttatttgttgaatccatatttattattgtttactgatttcttccatatggtagagcacacaaacatacacgaaatgttgtggagagaggaattgggcagatgaaacgtcggtttcatgtcctccacggcgaaatacacCTCACCCctgagagggcaagcacagtaatcactgtatgtgccattctacacaacctctgcaagcggaggaacattccacagccagacgatgatgatgatgatgagtggacaggcatttagggatcactttgaaaacacattttaggtaaacaccttggcacaaatcagtcaacacttgggtagttcatgacatttattttcttttaaattttacctattttattgtttgctttctctctctctcttgaacgtgcaggctacaacgtcattatcgtggtctgcacaaaattgtcatcatgcgtgtattctgctaactgcactataggctatttccttgtttttcggtgattcagtgggctcgtctgaacaaccaatcaccgaactgaccgcttctaaactcgtgcacgagaattgacgtaatccatagcaacggcgcgtcactcttagttcactctttgtgttttatccttagtaagagtaggtctcagcggctttgtgaataacttttaagaaaaaaacaaagaaaatgttttagcgcgagttaggagcactcctagcggtaagataaaatgctttgtgaatacggcccctggtcttTAGTAATACCGGTAGTTTATGTTCATCGTTGTCTGCCTATTGTAGTAGTTTATGGTCGTGTTGATTTCGGTGAACTTGGGTTTATCCCTTATGTTCTAGtaacatctcctcctcctcctcttcctctaggAGCTTTGACCAAGGTGAAGGACTGCCAGAAGTCAGACGCCGACCTCCACAACCGCTGCAACATCATCTCGTGCGCCACGCTTGCCGAGGTGCAGCACTTCCACCGCACCCGCGTACGGGACTTCCGCAGCCAGATGCAGCACCACCTCAGCCAGCAGATCCTCTTCTTCCAGAAGATCACCGCCAAGCTGCAGGAGGCCCTGCAGAAGTATGACGAGTAGGGACAACCACCACCTTCTAATCCTCTGAAAGAAACACCTGTTTTTATGATAAAAAGGAAATTAATTGATGAGTGGGAACCTGAGTCACCTTGAAGTCCTGtggatggagaaggagaaggaataAGAGATACATGTGCTCTTGGAGTTGATTGATGGATACAAACTTGTCCAATAGGAGAGAGACAACTCGTTGTGGAACCCTGCCCTACACAATGGAGAAAGACGATGCTATAAAAGAGATCGATATGGAAACTTTCAGGTGAAACCAGAGTGAACAAGGTTGTCAATAAGACAATAACAAAAAGTGTCCTGGCGGGAGAGACTAAATGTAACAGCTCCCACCACACAGTCCCCTAAACTCAGgtgatattaatattaagaaATTAAATGTTATAAAGACTGGCGGACCGAATGTCTTTGCAAAGCTCTTGAGGTGCAGGAGTTTGAAATGGTATCGTATAGGATTCTTGATGTTAAGGTATACAGTTTGAAATGGTTAGGTTCAGGGTCAGGAAGGATTAAGTTTCAGTGCTCTGTTATAAACGACAAAGTGTAAATGTGTTTGGTAAGAGATATAGTTAAGGTATGGGGTCAGACTGTGTGGGTGTGccaggtgtgtgcgtttagtctctgtgtgtcttgCAGTGTTCTACCTACTGGTTCCTCATCATGTGACCCATAATGTACAACGAGAAGAGACATTATATTCACCCTATTTTACCGCTTTACACGATTTTGAAAGACGTACCTAAAGAACTCATTTTTATCCTTTTAACCTTTACTTGAATGGCCTTTTCAGTGTTGTTTTGTCATCTTTGTCTTTTAACTCTTTAACTTTTGTGGTCCGAATCCCTGGATCTGACAGTACACTCAACTCACACAGTGGGACAACACGGCTGACGATAATCAAGGGTTCATCAGTTCCCCGCTCTGACACACCGTCATCGTACAAGATGGACAGGACCGGAGTGTGTGAAGCACGTCTGGGTCAAATTGGTACACCAGAGTTCCTAGGCCTTGGCTGAGTCTACAGATTTGAGCACACTACAAGATGACAacaagagagattgagagaatcATGTTTTTTGTTACGTTCAGATGAGTGAGAAACTCTATTCCCTCTTTCATAGTTCTTTTGAGTGATAGTACTCGTATCATAGTACTACTTAATGATTGTTTAACACAGCCTTTTAGTGCCTTTTAGTCAAAGTTTTTGACACATCCTACGCTCTCTAATTAAAATCCTCTTGATACTACTTGGTATTGACGGATATCGAAAACATAACCTTAACAAATGGCTCAGTTTCAGGCTACGGATCATGCTGATGATACTATCTGGTAATCAATTATAACTGTCTTATTTTGTATTGAAGAGGCTCGTAATCGTCACTTAGTCCATCACTTTGAGTAACGCAGTCAGATGGGCCTACAGACATTCAGGAAGTTATAAAAGATGAATGTATTCTGAAAAGTATCTCTGTCTGAGTGTACCATATTGTTGACTTATATAACCTCATTAAATATTATAATTTAATTGATGACTTCCATTTCAGACATTAACCTAATAAGTACTTAAGCATATTTTGAAAATGTATTGAACAAAGTAATATGACTTGAAAAGCAAGCCCTCATCTGAATAACTGAGATGTGACTTTTTTGTTTCGGAACATTTCCAGACTGCCTGGACGGTAGACAGGTATCCTCCACGGCGACTAAAGAGAGCCATCACTGGTAGATCAGATTACTATGGCTCCCGGCTCGTCAATAATTAGACGGGCCTTCCAATATGTACACACTATCTGTTTATCGTTTGATTGAATCCTGATACATTGCCATTTTAAGGTTGTTAATGAATGATTACTAAATATTCGCACAAAGTCCAACGTTTAAGGGTGAATGGTTTGAcattataattataaatgtTTAAGACACAGGATacttaaaataaacataaaggtGTTCATAAGTAGGCCTAGCTACGCCTATCCATAAAGGCCCATATGTGAGATAGTCTATTTATTACATGAGAGGCTCATGCAAATAAGTTGGCTGTATTTATGTCCGCTTAACGCTGAAAGTATAAAGTATAATTTTTATATTCTCTAATATGGACCCGAACCCGAGTCAGGATGTTCAACAGAGGCTACACTTTATTTTGCCTATTTGTTTGAATGACGTTTTGAAATACCAAGGTACGGAAAGATTTACTTTTGATAATTAGCCAACTCACAACTTACATGCGGGTTTATTTTTCTACCACGAAGTGCGTCGTGATTAAATACGCCGGCTGATGTGTGTTCGTGGCATGCGTCGGCATTATGGTGAAAAAAAATACGAGccagccaggagtcgaacctggaatcttctgatccgtagtcagacgcgttatccattgcgccactggCCCATAGAAATTATCGCAGGGGTGTGTTTGTTAATGTCTCTGTGTGGATCCCAGTCCCTGGAGATAGAGCAACTATAACGTGCGTAATAATAAGTAGCAGTAAACGATCGATTACGATCGTATTTGGTTCCTACTGCAAGCACATCTACTGTTCTTAAGTTTTCTTTATTCCGTTTGGCTGTTTTTTGCGCAGCTAACTGCTCCTGCATATTTCCAGCTACAGAAACCATTCAACTATCAAGACGTCCAGCTCTTTAACGACATGATGGCTATCTCTTGGCGTTTTTCAACTCATTCAACTTTTTAAACTATTATGCTTTTTGgcatttgttttaaaaatgaaaGTCAATGGGGTAACTTAGTCAATTCCCAACgttaaccttcgttcaaaccatttaacaaatcaacacacccGTATCTTCAATAATCTGAAAAACGAATTTCGATACCTTTACATTTCAGAATACATATACTTCACAGTTTAAATCCATATCGGCTTCGTTTTAGGCCAATGAAATTGGTTaacgtgcaggttaaccggaagttttgattaatgggtacattaagcactcaaaatatgtgtatCATGTATCAAATGTCTCCATAATAGTGTTAAAGTCCGGTTTTGTCGTTTTCGGAagtaacgggtgttttctaacgccattcggcgatgacgtcacgttggggagacgttgcaatagggtccgactgcgtcctgcgtcctggcaagacacgccccgtgtagaaatacacgcccctcgtgggaaatacacgcccctcgactgaccaatctcagcgtgatgacgtaatacgtaggattgtgatttcctctcagcgtgatgacgtaatacgtaggattgtgatttcctacTGAGATCGGGGAGTAacgtaggattgtgatttcctacCGAGATCGGGGAGTAATTTTCCAACGTCATCGTTAACTCTTCTGTTACGAAGCTGTTCCACTCTAACCATGTCAGAGTGGCTGGCAGTGAAATGTGCACAGAATGTGGTGTAGACTATCAAGTTGGTAAGAAACAACTGATAATACCGTGacatcattttatttataaagacAAATGAAAATGGTTTTAGAACTGGTTATATAAATGATAACATAAAGAATCGGCCCCCGGTCCCCCAGTTCAATTAAAACAATGGGTAAAATGTCGCTACTCCCAAGAAGCAAACACTTTAAGCTTTCTCCGGTCAAACATCTCCACACAGAACATTTCGTAGTCCTTCTTTGAATTGAAGAAGAACTGGAACGGTTCAATCCTGTTTAGGCTTTCTTCCGGGCAACTGCGGTCAACGGATTTCAGCTCTGCTAATAATGCCTGCTGCTCTGCACCTTCCACCCCAATGACCATCGGGAGAGAAACGTGGTCGGTGAAGGTCTGCAACTGGCACCATGCTGCTGCCTCAATTGTGACCTTCAGGAAAACATCATCTGccttgaagaaagaaaaataatttgtgtctgtacttggcaaaaaaaacaataattgacATCCTACTCTTGCAAAACCACACAATGGTATGCTAACGAAGGCTACTACTGATGAGTTTTCAATGATGAACAAAACTATTCAACTATAGTCATCTGACCTATTGTATCTGGCTATATATACAgtactaatgccgcgtttccactgcagggtgcggaacggatcggatcgcaaaggggcggtagggagggggcagtatagcccagctcagttccgaggtcgcgtttccactgccgacagtacccttggtggtaggccggatgtcaatcgccgcggcagctacgtaaacatcgtaaacaacgtcttcctctgcaagaatgcagacgaacgtctccacctccttgttcgcccaagcaagctttttacgcgacatgttaattgtaaagaataatacatcgaggctactgtttgtttgtttttatccccgcgtcacccggaagtgacgattctgtcgaccaatcaacggagggggggtgtagctagaattccagggtaccctttcaggcgtctggtctcgttttgggtaccgcaacggaggagtccctagaatggggtcggaacgggtacggcaaagtccgggtcacgcccacttttggcggtggaaacgcgatccgacccgcacctttgcgatccgatccgttccgcaccctgcagtggaaatgcgccataacagtggagttaaaaagttagtgtaatattttgctcatgggcggtgtcatttaaattctggctcttaatattcacaaaaatatttattggaatttactctgaaaatgtcaggctgaccaaagagtaatgaagagaaaccgaatttgcatttactgataactgtgatgtcaaatgcatatacttggctttacagaggtacaaagtaaagttacttaaaggatacaagccttagaattgtacattttcgcccctattccacttgtattgtttacagacaatacttatgcatacgatagggaattcttagtaagggaaacatgactcaggccataagggtaggctacatttttttattatagagaaagggaaggtcattacacaaagcatttaaagtaaataaaaaagtaaatacaaaatatgtgcaataacattaagggatacaattattattaaaaatgggAAACACAAGAGGCATTGGCAGGTATaagttaacacaaaaaaaagtacaaaattaaGGGGACAGAGAAGAGGGCCCCCAGAATTGGGACCCAGAGGcagagcagatgtgtgtgtgtgtgtgtgtgtgtgtgtgtgtgtgtgtgtgtgtgtgtgtgtgtgtgtgtgtgtgtgtgtgtgtgtgtgcgtgcgtgtgtggggcaCAGCCAAACATCTCGCAGGGGCCCCTTCTACAATAtttcgggttagggttattacagCAATAGGTGTATATAAGAAACATAACTTCTTACCTTGGTCAAAACCTTCCGCTTCCGCGTTACCCGGAACACCGGTGCCAGGAGTCCATTCACCATCTGGTGTCCTTCTTGGGTGAAATGACAGAATCT
This Gadus macrocephalus chromosome 19, ASM3116895v1 DNA region includes the following protein-coding sequences:
- the LOC132447764 gene encoding sorting nexin-18-like, whose translation is MALKARVLYDFSSENPGEISIAENELVTLYTEEEFDGWFEGENHRGEAGLFPATYVEIIRSDVSPNNNNNGPSTGFESQSQSQYDTSVRSSAVDISKASPPPLAAYPTPAQQPPQRGSYQTSQGSDDDWDDDWDDQSTATEDTASVASGRPSTYTVTTSLPGPGGHSGQQAKSSATVGRNLNRFSTFVKSGGEAFLLGEAAAFVKDGDRICVVMGQCGPEWQKNPYPFSCAIDDPKKQTKFKGMKSYMSYGLTPTLTNVQVNRRYKHFDWLYARLVERFPVISVPHLPEKQATGRFEEDFITKRRKGLIWWMNHMSSHPVLGRCDVFQHFLTCGADEKAWKLGKRRAERDEMVGANFFLTISPPVVPLDLQEVESKIEGFKSFTKRLDENIMVVNTTINEFARKQITGFKKEYQRVGQSFRLLGQAFEMDQQAYSAGLNQALAYTGEAYETIGEYFAEQPRQDLDPISDLLDLYRGHLANYPDIIHVQKGALTKVKDCQKSDADLHNRCNIISCATLAEVQHFHRTRVRDFRSQMQHHLSQQILFFQKITAKLQEALQKYDE